From Arachis stenosperma cultivar V10309 chromosome 2, arast.V10309.gnm1.PFL2, whole genome shotgun sequence, one genomic window encodes:
- the LOC130962615 gene encoding uncharacterized protein LOC130962615, whose amino-acid sequence MRLTVREAIVLSPSRKIILEFNEELQPIGQAAGLLSGFLGNLGADFQHFPINEDSWKTMDKALKEHAYETIKRTFLYEEDDKGKIKRVMIQRLGKNWKEARNHLFHKVYDEEEIFEVNAKRNPSGIDAQQWRWFIHYRLKESTKIIIHIKLKMCKQNSQNRSKQLYTHTGGSKTTARLRDEEEKKQQRRISRGEMFIMTHKKRDGSYMNDDARVVGEAVESIESQGGTSKEISVTDSLAQVLGKEHSGRVRGLGFGPCPSEIIHNTPQSTPIVQIEEYQRELTELKEVAAEQTAEITELKAEKAEDKAKIQIMENLVKYIIQQQGHTLPPEIDAQLKSLGSGAE is encoded by the exons ATGAGGTTGACCGTCAGAGAGGCCATAGTTCTTTCACCTAGCAGAAAAATCATTTTGGAGTTTAATGAAGAGTTGCAACCGATCGGTCAGGCAGCTGGATTATTGAGTGGGTTTCTAGGGAATCTGGGTGCTGACTTTCAACATTTTCCCATCAATGAAGACAGTTGGAAGACAATGGACAAAGCTTTAAAGGAACATGCATATGAGACAATTAAG CGCACCTTCCTGTATGAGGAGGATGACAAGGGAAAAATAAAGCGGGTAATGATTCAAAGGTTGGGAAAAAACTGGAAGGAAGCAAGAAACCACTTGTTTCACAAGGTTTACGACGAGGAAGAGATTTTCGAAGTAAATGCCAAGCGTAACCCATCAGGAATAGATGCACAACAATGGAGATGGTTCATTCACTATCGTTTGAAGGAATCTACAAAGATAATAATTCATATTAAATTG AAAATGTGCAAACAAAATTCTCAGAATCGGTCGAAGCAACTATATACACACACTGGGGGCTCTAAGACAACAGCAAGGCTAAGGGATGAAGAG GAGAAAAAACAGCAAAGACGCATCAGCAGAGGAGAGATGTTTATTATGACCCATAAAAAAAGGGATGGCTCATACATGAATGATGATGCGCGTGTTGTTGGA GAAGCGGTTGAGAGTATCGAGAGCCAAGGTGGAACCTCGAAGGAAATTTCTGTTACTGATTCACTTGCGCAAGTCCTTGGAAAGGAGCATTCAGGACGAGTTCGGGGGTTAGGTTTTGGACCATGTCCAAGCGAAATTATTCATAATACTCCACAATCGACCCCTATAGTGCAAATTGAGGAGTATCAGAGAGAACTTACAGAATTGAAGGAAGTGGCAGCAGAACAAACGGCGGAGATTACAGAATTGAAGGCAGAGAAAGCAGAAGACAAGGCAAAGATACAGATCATGGAGAACCTGGTGAAATACATCATCCAACAGCAAGGACATACTTTGCCACCTGAAATTGATGCACAGCTTAAGTCATTGGGGAGTGGAGCAGAATAG